From the Cucurbita pepo subsp. pepo cultivar mu-cu-16 chromosome LG05, ASM280686v2, whole genome shotgun sequence genome, one window contains:
- the LOC111794378 gene encoding cold-regulated 413 plasma membrane protein 2-like, with protein sequence MVKPSYLKMLTDSDVSDLISSDLRELRNAGKKLATHVVKLSAVGFGATFLQWIASFAAIYLLILDRTNWKTNILTSLLIPYIFFSLPGLIFGFLRGEVGKWIAAIAVVLRLFFPRRFPDWLELPGALILLIVVAPGLFASTIRGDAIGEVICLIISCYLLQEHIRASGGFRNSFTKANGISNTIGIVLLFVFPVWALLLRVL encoded by the exons ATGGTGAAACCGAGCTACTTGAAAATGTTGACGGATTCTGACGTTTCCGATCTTATCTCCTCTGATCTTCGGGAACTTCGTAACGCTGGTAAAAAGCTTGCTACACACGTCGTTAAGCTTAGTGCTGTGGGTTTTGGCGCTACTTTCCTCCAATGGATTGCTTCCTTTGCTGCTAT TTACTTGCTGATTTTGGATCGAACGAACTGGAAGACGAATATACTTACCTCATTGTTGATTCCGTACATTTTCTTTAGTCTTCCTGGTTTGATTTTCGGTTTTCTCAG GGGAGAGGTCGGAAAGTGGATCGCCGCCATTGCTGTAGTGCTGCGTCTCTTCTTCCCACGTCGATTCCCAG ATTGGCTTGAATTGCCCGGCGCTTTGATACTTCTAATTGTGGTGGCTCCGGGGTTATTTGCGAGCACCATAAGGGGCGACGCCATCGGAGAAGTGATATGTCTGATCATATCATGCTACTTGCTGCAAGAACACATCAGAGCCTCTGGTGGATTCAGAAACTCCTTCACCAAAGCCAATGGCATTTCAAACACCATTGGCATTgtccttctctttgtttttcctgTCTGGGCTCTGTTACTTCGCGTGCTTTGA
- the LOC111794676 gene encoding mitochondrial import receptor subunit TOM6 homolog: MFPGMFMRKPDKAAALKQLRSHVAMFGVWVAVIRVTPYVLHYLSDEKEELKLDF; encoded by the coding sequence ATGTTTCCCGGAATGTTTATGCGTAAGCCCGACAAGGCTGCTGCTCTCAAGCAGCTCCGATCTCACGTTGCTATGTTCGGCGTATGGGTTGCTGTAATTCGAGTTACCCCCTATGTTCTACACTACCTTTCCGACGAGAAAGAAGAACTCAAGCTCGATTTTTAG